A DNA window from Mya arenaria isolate MELC-2E11 chromosome 17, ASM2691426v1 contains the following coding sequences:
- the LOC128223364 gene encoding uncharacterized protein LOC128223364 has product MAAIYEAPEKKCPLVTNLPLTPGRLRDKWAEGWIVPRNNKGSINDPNNFRAPASLSLQTKSLVYPFAGRTNAVQDVKQVAVINRMSGVTPLPAIPGDDEFRASNRSTPYIAVSGARTNTRISTARIGTTTYLFNRSN; this is encoded by the exons ATGGCGGCAATATATGAAGCACCGGAGAAGAAATGCCCACTCGTCACCAACCTCCCTCTGACGCCCGGACGTCTCCGGG ATAAATGGGCGGAAGGCTGGATTGTGCCAAGGAATAACAAAGGGAGTATCAATGATCCAAACAACTTTAGAG CGCCGGCGAGCCTGAGTCTGCAAACAAAAAGCCTGGTTTACCCAT TTGCAGGACGAACAAATGCTGTACAGGACGTGAAACAAGTGGCCGTCATTAATAGGATGTCCg GAGTGACCCCCCTACCTGCAATACCAGGTGACGACGAGTTCCGTGCAAGCAACAGGAGTACACCATACATTGCTGTATCTG GTGCCAGAACAAATACACGCATCAGTACAGCACGGATAGGAACAACGACCTACCTGTTCAACAGAAGTAACTGA